One uncultured Alphaproteobacteria bacterium genomic region harbors:
- a CDS encoding Transcriptional regulator, GntR-family produces the protein MPFQPIVSQRLYQQVANQIGDLIRSGEFVAGQRLPPERDLARKLGASRPVVREALVALEIAGLVEVRGGSGSYVKELGELVTEGPDAGPSPFELVSARMLIEGETAFVAASEATDAELAGIVETMETMRALMAAGEPTFETDRLFHARIAAATHNTVLPPIVVGLWDGQFAPMFEALSHRTRLQENQRATMRDHGRVIEALLRHDGPGARQAMRAHLAEVMRVLMRDYDADPSD, from the coding sequence ATGCCCTTTCAACCGATCGTTTCCCAGCGTCTCTACCAACAGGTCGCCAACCAGATCGGCGATCTGATCCGCTCCGGCGAGTTCGTCGCCGGACAGCGGCTGCCGCCCGAGCGCGACCTCGCGCGGAAGCTCGGCGCGAGCCGCCCGGTGGTGCGCGAGGCCCTGGTGGCGCTCGAAATCGCCGGTCTGGTCGAGGTGCGCGGCGGCTCCGGCTCCTACGTCAAGGAACTGGGCGAACTCGTCACCGAAGGGCCGGACGCCGGACCGAGCCCCTTCGAACTGGTGTCGGCGCGGATGCTGATCGAGGGGGAGACCGCGTTCGTCGCCGCCTCCGAGGCCACCGACGCGGAGCTCGCGGGCATCGTCGAGACGATGGAGACGATGCGCGCGTTGATGGCCGCGGGCGAGCCCACCTTCGAGACCGACCGCCTGTTCCACGCCCGGATCGCCGCGGCCACCCACAACACCGTGCTGCCGCCGATCGTCGTCGGCCTGTGGGACGGCCAGTTCGCGCCGATGTTCGAGGCGCTGAGCCACCGCACCCGCCTGCAGGAGAACCAGCGCGCGACGATGCGCGACCACGGCCGCGTGATCGAGGCGCTGCTGCGCCACGACGGCCCCGGCGCGCGCCAGGCGATGCGCGCCCACCTCGCCGAGGTGATGCGCGTGCTGATGCGCGATTACGACGCCGACCCCAGCGACTGA